The Siniperca chuatsi isolate FFG_IHB_CAS linkage group LG2, ASM2008510v1, whole genome shotgun sequence genome window below encodes:
- the ppil1 gene encoding peptidyl-prolyl cis-trans isomerase-like 1 translates to MSGIPPDTWQPPTVALDTTMGTIVLELYWEHAPKTCKNFAELARRGYYNNTKFHRIIKDFMVQGGDPTGTGRGGASIFGKQFEDELNPVLKFTGAGILAMANAGPDTNGSQFFFTLGPTQWLDGKHTIFGRVCQGMGVLNRIGMVETSGQDRPVDDIKIVRASVPN, encoded by the exons ATGTCAGGGATACCTCCAGACACATGGCAGCCGCCAACAGTCGCTCTGGACACGAC GATGGGGACGATTGTGTTGGAGCTGTACTGGGAACATGCACCAAAGACTTGCAAGAACTTTGCAGAGCTGGCCAGAAGAGgctactacaacaacacaaagtTTCACCGAATAATCAAAGACTTCATGGTGCAGGGAGGAGACCCTACAGGAACAG GTCGCGGAGGTGCCTCCATATTTGGTAAACAGTTTGAAGATGAGCTGAACCCAGTACTAAAATTCACAG GTGCCGGTATTCTGGCGATGGCTAATGCAGGACCAGACACAAACGGAAGCCAGTTCTTCTTCACTCTCGGACCCACTCAGTGGTTAGATGGAAAGCACACTATCTTTGGAAGAGTATGCCAGGGGATGGGAGTGCTGAACCGGATTGGGATGGTAGAGACAAGTGGTCAAGATCGGCCAGTTGATGATATCAAAATAGTCAGAGCTAGTGTACCCaattaa